CCCAGCTCGACAAGCTGGGCCTGGAGTCCTCGTTCACCGCGGGTCTCAGGGTCACCACCCCCGAGACCATGGACGTGGTCCGGATGGTGCTCGCCGGCCAGGTGCAGCGCGAGCTGGTCGGCCTGCTCAACGGACACGGCCCGTTCGCGGTCGGCATGACCGGCGAGGACGCCCACACCATGACCGCCGTCAAGCGGTTCGCCGTGGTGGACGGCGAGCAGGTGGACATCGGCCTGGTCGGAGACATCGTCAACATCGAGGCCGGCGCCGTGAAGGCGCTGATCGCGGACGGCCGGATCCCGGTGATCTCCTCGATCGCCCGCGGCGCCGACGGCCACGTCTACAACATCAACGCCGACACCGCCGCCTCCGCCCTGGCGGTCGCGCTCGGCGCCGAGATGCTGGTGGTGCTGACCGACGTCGAGGGCCTCTACAAGGACTGGCCGAACTCCGACGACGTGATCAGCCAGCTCTGCGCCTCCGAGCTGGAGGAGATGCTGCCCACCCTGGCCACCGGCATGCTCCCCAAGATGGAGGGCTGCCTGCGGGCCGTCCGCTCCGGCGTGGGCACCGCCCGCGTCCTGGACGGCCGGGTGCAGCACAGCCTGCTCCTGGAGATCTTCACCGACGAGGGCATCGGGACGATGGTCGTCCCGGACGACGAGCCGACCGTACTGGGGGGACTGGCATGACCGGCAGCAACGTCCAGCTGACGCAGCGCTGGCAGCACGCGCTGATGGACAACTACGGCACCCCGCGGATCCCGCTGGTCCGCGGCGAGGGCTCGACGCTCTGGGACGCCGACGGCAACCGCTACCTCGACCTGGTCGGCGGCATCGCGGTGAACGCCCTGGGCACCGCCCACCCCGCCATCGTCGAGGCGGTCACCCGGCAGATCTCCACCCTCGGCCACGTCTCCAACCTGTTCATGGCCGAGCCGACCATCGCCCTGGCCGAACGGCTGCTGGAGCTGGCCGGCCGCCCCGGCCGGGTGTTCTTCTGCAACTCCGGCGCCGAGGCCAACGAGACCGCCTTCAAGATCGGCCGGCTCACCGGGCGGACCCACGTGGTCTCGCTCCAGGGCGGCTTCCACGGCCGGACCATGGGCGCCCTCACGCTGACCGCCCAGCCCGGCAAGCAGGACCCGTTCAAGCCGCTGCTCGCCGACGCGACCTACGTCCCGTTCGGCGACGTCGAGGCGCTGCGGGCGGCCGTCACCACCGAGACCGCCGCGGTCTTCCTGGAGCCGATCCAGGGCGAGAACGGCGCCATCCCGCTGCCCGACGGCTACCTGCGGGCCGCCCGCGAGATCACCCGGGCCACCGGCACCCTGCTGGTGCTGGACGAGGTGCAGACCGGCATCGGCCGCACCGGCCACTGGTTCGCCCACCAGGCCCTGGAGGGCATCGAGCCGGACGTGGTCACCCTGGCCAAGGGCCTCGGCGGCGGCCTGCCGATCGGCGCCGTGCTCGCCTTCGGGGACGCCGCGGAACTGCTCCACCCGGGCCACCACGGCACCACCTTCGGCGGCAACCCGGTGGTCGCGGCCGCCGGCCTCGCGGTCCTGGACACCATCGCCGACCAGGGCCTGCTGGAGCACGTCCAGAAGGTGGGGGAGCGGCTGCGCACCGGCATCGAGGCGATCGGCGACCCGCTGGTCGACCATGTCCGCGGCGCCGGCCTGCTGCTCGGGATCGTGCTCACCGCGCCGGTCGCGGCGCAGGTCCAGCTGGCCGCCCAGCACGCCGGGTTCCTGGTCAACGCGGCCGTCGCGGACGCCGTCCGGCTGGTCCCGCCACTGGTGCTCACCGAACGGGAGGCGGACGAGTTCCTGGCCGCGCTCCCCGGCATCCTGCGGACCGTCCGGGAGTCGGCCGCCCCCGGCGCGAACAGCTGAGCCGAGTCCGGGAGAATCATCGTATGACCCCACCCAACGCCGACCAGCCCGCCGCCGGTCCGACGCCGCAGGTCCCGCAGACCCGCACGGCGCGCCACCGGCGGATCGTGGACCTGTTGACCCGTCAGCCGGTCCGCTCGCAGAGCCAGCTCGCCAAGCTGCTCGCCGACGACGGACTGGTGGTCACTCAGGCCACCCTTTCGCGGGACCTGGACGAGCTGGGTGCGGTGAAGATCCGCAACCGGGACGGCGCCCTGATCTACGCCGTCCCGGCCGAGGGCGGCGACCGCACGCCGCGCGCGCCGATGGGGGAGTCCGCCAGCGAGGCCAGGATGGCCCGGCTG
The window above is part of the Kitasatospora sp. HUAS MG31 genome. Proteins encoded here:
- the argB gene encoding acetylglutamate kinase, whose protein sequence is MQIAPKGEQARSNAALPKARTLIEALPWLERFHGKTVVIKFGGNAMVDEELKAAFAQDVVFLRYAGLHPVVVHGGGPQISAQLDKLGLESSFTAGLRVTTPETMDVVRMVLAGQVQRELVGLLNGHGPFAVGMTGEDAHTMTAVKRFAVVDGEQVDIGLVGDIVNIEAGAVKALIADGRIPVISSIARGADGHVYNINADTAASALAVALGAEMLVVLTDVEGLYKDWPNSDDVISQLCASELEEMLPTLATGMLPKMEGCLRAVRSGVGTARVLDGRVQHSLLLEIFTDEGIGTMVVPDDEPTVLGGLA
- a CDS encoding acetylornithine transaminase — translated: MTGSNVQLTQRWQHALMDNYGTPRIPLVRGEGSTLWDADGNRYLDLVGGIAVNALGTAHPAIVEAVTRQISTLGHVSNLFMAEPTIALAERLLELAGRPGRVFFCNSGAEANETAFKIGRLTGRTHVVSLQGGFHGRTMGALTLTAQPGKQDPFKPLLADATYVPFGDVEALRAAVTTETAAVFLEPIQGENGAIPLPDGYLRAAREITRATGTLLVLDEVQTGIGRTGHWFAHQALEGIEPDVVTLAKGLGGGLPIGAVLAFGDAAELLHPGHHGTTFGGNPVVAAAGLAVLDTIADQGLLEHVQKVGERLRTGIEAIGDPLVDHVRGAGLLLGIVLTAPVAAQVQLAAQHAGFLVNAAVADAVRLVPPLVLTEREADEFLAALPGILRTVRESAAPGANS
- a CDS encoding arginine repressor, with product MTPPNADQPAAGPTPQVPQTRTARHRRIVDLLTRQPVRSQSQLAKLLADDGLVVTQATLSRDLDELGAVKIRNRDGALIYAVPAEGGDRTPRAPMGESASEARMARLAGELMVSATASGNLVVLRTPPGAAQFLASAIDAAEVFEIIGTIAGDDTVLLISRDPAGGQALADHLLQLAQAKAQ